In one window of Phyllopteryx taeniolatus isolate TA_2022b chromosome 23, UOR_Ptae_1.2, whole genome shotgun sequence DNA:
- the tkfc gene encoding triokinase/FMN cyclase isoform X1 → MLKTINSTVKICSMNTIWQCLCQDRICDLEDHIDCKCSAPKEADQRCRGLRGRGSVRPGEGLRRPVSAAGPPGGVALRPGSGEGQSGAAGRRGVRTRACARGYDRRLTGSPRSDGLSLFDTLRPGYVGAGMLSAAVAGAVFASPPPASILAAILRLHSAGASGVLLVVKNYTGDRLNFGLAAEQARNHGVDVDTVVVADDCAFASPSKAGKRGLCGTILIHKLAGALAEEGCSLVQIVTRVTEVLQGTGTLGVSLSPCSVPGCRPSFELPPGDMELGLGIHGEPGVKRSKVASADEVVSAMIDHMTNAASQSSLHLRTGDALVVCVNNLGALSRLEMAVVTRAAIVCLENRGMLVARVMAGSFMTSLEMAGMSLTLMRASPEILRLFDAKTSAPAWPNLSSGCASGRAYLTDPTTVPAGAHDDKLPEGPHSPVMRKALERVCSTLLEYQEELNALDRASGDGDCGNTHAQGARAIQVWLQSHVVPGCPGQLLSALAALVQEKMGGSSGALYSLFLTAASGHMTEGRSQAAAWASATYAGMQAMKRYGGADLGDRTMLDALYPAVDELMKLNGASPGGEIAVLKAAVQKAAAGAESTRSLAAKAGRASYIAAERLTLPDPGAKAVAAILSAVLEALEEPHL, encoded by the exons ATGTTGAAAACCATCAACTCCACAGTAAAGATATGTTCAATGAATACAATTTGGCAGTGTCTCTGTCAAGACAGAATTTGTGATTTAGAGGATCACATAGACTGCAAGTGctctg CCCCAAAAGAAGCTGATCAACGCTGCAGAGGACTGCGTGGACGAGGCTCTGTGCGGCCTGGTGAGGGCCTCCGGCGGCCTGTCTCTGCTGCGGGGCCACCGGGTGGTGTTGCGCTCAGACCTGGATCCGGTGAGGGGCAAAGTGGCGCTGCTGGCAGGAGGGGGGTCAGGACACGAGCCTGCGCACGGGGGTACGACCGACGCCTCACGGGCAGCCCGCGCAGCGACGGCTTGAGCCTCTTTGACACGTTGCGTCCAGGTTACGTGGGCGCCGGTATGCTGTCGGCGGCGGTAGCGGGGGCCGTGTTTGCGTCTCCGCCTCCCGCTAGCATCCTGGCTGCCATTCTTCGCCTGCACAGTGCAG GAGCGTCCGGGGTCCTTCTCGTTGTGAAGAACTACACGGGAGACCGCCTCAACTTTGGGCTGGCCGCAGAGCAGGCACGCAACCACGGCGTGGATGTCGACACGGTGGTCGTCGCTGACGACTGCGCTTTCGCCTCCCCCAGTAAGGCCGGGAAGAGGGGCTTGTGTGGCACTATTCTCATTCACAAg CTGGCAGGTGCCTTAGCCGAGGAAGGCTGCTCATTGGTCCAAATTGTTACCCGGGTGACAGAGGTTTTACAGGGCACAG GGACACTGGGAGTCAGCCTGTCTCCGTGCAGCGTTCCGGGCTGTCGGCCATCGTTTGAGCTTCCTCCCGGAGACATGGAGCTCGGCCTGG GAATCCACGGGGAGCCTGGGGTGAAAAGATCCAAG GTGGCGTCTGCGGACGAGGTGGTGTCAGCCATGATTGATCACATGACCAACGCAGCGAGTCAGTCGTCCTTGCACCTGAGGACGG GTGACGCGCTGGTCGTCTGCGTGAACAATCTCGGCGCGCTGTCACGCCTGGAGATGGCCGTTGTGACTCGGGCGGCCATCGTCTGTCTGG AGAATCGTGGGATGCTAGTCGCCAGGGTGATGGCCGGGTCCTTCATGACGTCGCTCGAAATGGCCGGGATGTCACTGACCTTGATGCGGGCCAGTCCGGAAATACTCAGACTCTTCG ATGCCAAGACCAGCGCCCCCGCCTGGCCGAACCTCAGCAGCGGGTGTGCGAGTGGGCGCGCCTACCTCACAGACCCGACCACGGTGCCTGCAGGAGCTCATGACGACAAGTTGCCCGAAG GACCCCACAGTCCCGTGATGCGGAAGGCGTTGGAGAGGGTGTGCTCTACGCTGTTGGAATACCAGGAGGAGCTCAACGCGTTGGACCGCGCTTCTGGGGACGGCGACTGCGGGAACACGCACGCGCAGGGGGCCAGAG CCATTCAGGTGTGGCTCCAGAGTCATGTGGTCCCCGGTTGCCCCGGGCAACTGTTGTCTGCCCTTGCTGCATTGGTGCAGGAGAAGATGGGCGGGTCTTCGGGTGCG TTGTACAGTTTGTTCCTCACGGCAGCGAGCGGTCACATGACTGAGGGACGGAGTCAAGCTGCGGCATGGGCCAGTGCAACGTATGCTGGGATGCAGGCCATGAAAAG ATACGGCGGTGCTGACCTGGGAGACAGAACCATG TTGGACGCTCTGTATCCCGCTGTCGACGAGCTGATGAAACTAAACGGCGCCTCTCCTGGCGGGGAGATTGCCGTACTGAAAGCTGCTGTTCAG AAAGCAGCCGCGGGCGCCGAATCCACCCGCAGCCTCGCCGCCAAGGCGGGCCGAGCCAGCTACATCGCGGCCGAGCGCCTCACCCTGCCTGACCCCGGGGCCAAGGCCGTCGCCGCCATTTTGAGCGCCGTGTTGGAGGCCCTCGAGGAGCCGCACTTGTAG
- the tkfc gene encoding triokinase/FMN cyclase isoform X2: MEPQKKLINAAEDCVDEALCGLVRASGGLSLLRGHRVVLRSDLDPVRGKVALLAGGGSGHEPAHGGYVGAGMLSAAVAGAVFASPPPASILAAILRLHSAGASGVLLVVKNYTGDRLNFGLAAEQARNHGVDVDTVVVADDCAFASPSKAGKRGLCGTILIHKLAGALAEEGCSLVQIVTRVTEVLQGTGTLGVSLSPCSVPGCRPSFELPPGDMELGLGIHGEPGVKRSKVASADEVVSAMIDHMTNAASQSSLHLRTGDALVVCVNNLGALSRLEMAVVTRAAIVCLENRGMLVARVMAGSFMTSLEMAGMSLTLMRASPEILRLFDAKTSAPAWPNLSSGCASGRAYLTDPTTVPAGAHDDKLPEGPHSPVMRKALERVCSTLLEYQEELNALDRASGDGDCGNTHAQGARAIQVWLQSHVVPGCPGQLLSALAALVQEKMGGSSGALYSLFLTAASGHMTEGRSQAAAWASATYAGMQAMKRYGGADLGDRTMLDALYPAVDELMKLNGASPGGEIAVLKAAVQKAAAGAESTRSLAAKAGRASYIAAERLTLPDPGAKAVAAILSAVLEALEEPHL, translated from the exons ATGGAG CCCCAAAAGAAGCTGATCAACGCTGCAGAGGACTGCGTGGACGAGGCTCTGTGCGGCCTGGTGAGGGCCTCCGGCGGCCTGTCTCTGCTGCGGGGCCACCGGGTGGTGTTGCGCTCAGACCTGGATCCGGTGAGGGGCAAAGTGGCGCTGCTGGCAGGAGGGGGGTCAGGACACGAGCCTGCGCACGGGG GTTACGTGGGCGCCGGTATGCTGTCGGCGGCGGTAGCGGGGGCCGTGTTTGCGTCTCCGCCTCCCGCTAGCATCCTGGCTGCCATTCTTCGCCTGCACAGTGCAG GAGCGTCCGGGGTCCTTCTCGTTGTGAAGAACTACACGGGAGACCGCCTCAACTTTGGGCTGGCCGCAGAGCAGGCACGCAACCACGGCGTGGATGTCGACACGGTGGTCGTCGCTGACGACTGCGCTTTCGCCTCCCCCAGTAAGGCCGGGAAGAGGGGCTTGTGTGGCACTATTCTCATTCACAAg CTGGCAGGTGCCTTAGCCGAGGAAGGCTGCTCATTGGTCCAAATTGTTACCCGGGTGACAGAGGTTTTACAGGGCACAG GGACACTGGGAGTCAGCCTGTCTCCGTGCAGCGTTCCGGGCTGTCGGCCATCGTTTGAGCTTCCTCCCGGAGACATGGAGCTCGGCCTGG GAATCCACGGGGAGCCTGGGGTGAAAAGATCCAAG GTGGCGTCTGCGGACGAGGTGGTGTCAGCCATGATTGATCACATGACCAACGCAGCGAGTCAGTCGTCCTTGCACCTGAGGACGG GTGACGCGCTGGTCGTCTGCGTGAACAATCTCGGCGCGCTGTCACGCCTGGAGATGGCCGTTGTGACTCGGGCGGCCATCGTCTGTCTGG AGAATCGTGGGATGCTAGTCGCCAGGGTGATGGCCGGGTCCTTCATGACGTCGCTCGAAATGGCCGGGATGTCACTGACCTTGATGCGGGCCAGTCCGGAAATACTCAGACTCTTCG ATGCCAAGACCAGCGCCCCCGCCTGGCCGAACCTCAGCAGCGGGTGTGCGAGTGGGCGCGCCTACCTCACAGACCCGACCACGGTGCCTGCAGGAGCTCATGACGACAAGTTGCCCGAAG GACCCCACAGTCCCGTGATGCGGAAGGCGTTGGAGAGGGTGTGCTCTACGCTGTTGGAATACCAGGAGGAGCTCAACGCGTTGGACCGCGCTTCTGGGGACGGCGACTGCGGGAACACGCACGCGCAGGGGGCCAGAG CCATTCAGGTGTGGCTCCAGAGTCATGTGGTCCCCGGTTGCCCCGGGCAACTGTTGTCTGCCCTTGCTGCATTGGTGCAGGAGAAGATGGGCGGGTCTTCGGGTGCG TTGTACAGTTTGTTCCTCACGGCAGCGAGCGGTCACATGACTGAGGGACGGAGTCAAGCTGCGGCATGGGCCAGTGCAACGTATGCTGGGATGCAGGCCATGAAAAG ATACGGCGGTGCTGACCTGGGAGACAGAACCATG TTGGACGCTCTGTATCCCGCTGTCGACGAGCTGATGAAACTAAACGGCGCCTCTCCTGGCGGGGAGATTGCCGTACTGAAAGCTGCTGTTCAG AAAGCAGCCGCGGGCGCCGAATCCACCCGCAGCCTCGCCGCCAAGGCGGGCCGAGCCAGCTACATCGCGGCCGAGCGCCTCACCCTGCCTGACCCCGGGGCCAAGGCCGTCGCCGCCATTTTGAGCGCCGTGTTGGAGGCCCTCGAGGAGCCGCACTTGTAG